From the genome of Sulfurihydrogenibium subterraneum DSM 15120, one region includes:
- the fliF gene encoding flagellar basal-body MS-ring/collar protein FliF yields MAIDINQLKEKLIEFVKDKKNLKYIVSSLIGLFLAVILSLILFKSFHKEDYAVLYSGLSPDDAGNVLTALSQENIPYKLEGNGTIIMVPKDKVYDARLKLAAKGLPSGKVVGFEIFEEPKLGTTQFQENVNYIRAVEGELTRTIKQLDAVMDAKVNISMPKDSLFVREDEEAKASVIIKLWPDKDLTKEQIKAIVFLVSHAVPKLKPENVTVVDNRGRVLSDLIDENITEASGDKTVELKRKLEKQLEKDIQSMLAKVVGPERVVVKASVELETGKINQKDEIYDPDKVAVVSERKIKESEIEEANTINAPPGTPTNVPPVMNTPIFGGGGKKKEKSDITTNYDVSKSMIETQKPLFAIKKVSVGVMIDGKYKEVKDKDGNIKLEFEPRSPQELQSYENLIKSAIGFDPNRGDNVTVISVPFESLETRKQGEEKPSIIQYIVAGLLGLILLGLIVFLLLKMKKKKQEAIITPLSTGAAPAGLAAELAKRYEEEKGLQPEFEKIPEYIKLLEIAEENPVLIANLISKWLKEEGK; encoded by the coding sequence TTGGCTATAGACATTAATCAGCTAAAGGAAAAGCTTATAGAATTTGTAAAGGACAAAAAAAATCTTAAATATATAGTATCAAGTCTTATAGGGCTTTTTTTAGCCGTTATTTTGTCTTTAATACTGTTTAAATCTTTTCATAAAGAAGATTACGCAGTTTTATACTCTGGTCTATCTCCTGATGATGCAGGAAATGTTCTTACAGCCCTATCACAAGAAAACATACCTTACAAGTTGGAAGGAAATGGAACAATTATAATGGTACCAAAAGATAAAGTCTACGATGCAAGGTTAAAACTTGCCGCAAAAGGACTACCTTCTGGAAAGGTTGTAGGGTTTGAGATATTTGAAGAACCAAAGCTTGGAACTACTCAATTTCAAGAAAACGTCAATTATATAAGAGCTGTTGAAGGAGAGCTTACAAGGACTATAAAACAGCTTGATGCTGTTATGGATGCCAAAGTAAACATATCTATGCCAAAAGATTCTTTATTTGTAAGAGAAGATGAAGAAGCAAAAGCATCAGTAATAATAAAACTCTGGCCAGATAAGGATTTAACAAAAGAACAGATAAAAGCTATCGTATTTTTAGTATCCCACGCCGTACCAAAACTAAAACCAGAAAACGTAACAGTTGTAGACAATAGAGGAAGAGTTTTATCAGACCTTATAGATGAAAATATAACAGAAGCCTCTGGAGATAAAACTGTAGAGTTAAAAAGAAAACTTGAAAAGCAGTTAGAGAAAGACATTCAATCAATGCTTGCAAAAGTAGTAGGACCAGAGAGGGTTGTTGTTAAAGCAAGCGTAGAACTTGAAACGGGAAAAATCAATCAAAAAGATGAGATATATGACCCTGACAAAGTTGCTGTAGTTAGTGAAAGAAAGATAAAAGAATCAGAAATAGAAGAAGCAAACACTATTAACGCCCCTCCAGGAACTCCTACAAACGTGCCACCAGTTATGAACACGCCTATTTTTGGTGGAGGTGGTAAGAAAAAAGAAAAAAGTGATATAACAACAAACTATGACGTTTCCAAATCTATGATAGAAACTCAAAAACCTCTATTTGCTATTAAGAAAGTAAGTGTTGGAGTTATGATAGATGGTAAGTATAAAGAAGTTAAAGATAAAGATGGAAATATAAAGTTAGAATTTGAACCAAGATCTCCACAGGAGCTTCAATCTTACGAAAATCTTATAAAAAGTGCAATAGGTTTTGACCCAAACAGAGGAGACAATGTTACTGTAATTAGCGTACCTTTCGAATCTTTAGAAACTCGAAAACAAGGAGAAGAAAAACCAAGTATTATACAGTATATAGTTGCAGGTTTATTGGGTTTAATCTTGCTTGGATTAATAGTATTCTTACTGCTTAAAATGAAAAAGAAAAAACAAGAGGCTATTATTACACCTTTATCTACAGGAGCAGCTCCTGCAGGTTTAGCCGCAGAACTTGCTAAAAGATACGAAGAAGAAAAAGGACTACAGCCAGAGTTTGAGAAAATACCTGAATACATAAAATTATTAGAGATTGCAGAAGAGAACCCTGTACTTATTGCTAATCTTATATCAAAGTGGTTAAAAGAAGAAGGTAAGTAA
- a CDS encoding FliI/YscN family ATPase has protein sequence MKLKERLKSYPKYKIIGKVKKIKGNTIEAVMPEVSIGDVCFINDKIESQVIGFNDMYTILMTYEDIEGVKVDSPVVLSYTKGNILVGDDLLGSILDPFGKSLNKESINYSNSYYLKLESINPLKRERIKEVLDVGVKIINSLITIGKGQRVGILSPAGVGKSTLLGMIARYTDADVNVIALVGERGREVKEFIEDNLGKEGLKKSVVVVATSDMSPLAKIRAVLVSLTIARYFSDKGKNVLYLLDSLTRVAMAQREIGLSAGEPPTTKGYTPSVFTLMPKIIEQAGNFKGKGSITGIYTVLIEGEEISTDPVADAAISFLDGHIVLSRQIANKRIYPAVDILKSISRLMPQLVNDEIMNYQSIIINLESKYRDMEDMINLGLYKEGSSKEIDIAIKMHPIIEDFIKQNINEKFDFNSSIENLKKVIEYYLKMGGELK, from the coding sequence ATGAAATTAAAAGAGAGATTAAAAAGTTATCCGAAGTATAAGATAATAGGGAAAGTAAAGAAAATTAAAGGAAACACGATAGAAGCTGTAATGCCTGAAGTTAGTATAGGAGACGTATGCTTTATAAATGACAAAATAGAGTCTCAAGTAATTGGTTTTAACGATATGTATACCATATTGATGACATACGAAGATATTGAAGGAGTCAAAGTAGATAGCCCAGTTGTGCTAAGTTATACAAAAGGAAATATTTTAGTAGGGGATGACCTGCTTGGGTCTATTTTAGACCCTTTTGGAAAATCTCTCAATAAAGAAAGTATAAATTACTCAAATAGTTATTACCTAAAGTTAGAATCTATAAATCCTCTTAAAAGAGAAAGGATAAAAGAAGTTTTAGATGTTGGAGTAAAAATAATAAACAGTTTAATCACGATAGGAAAAGGCCAGAGAGTAGGGATACTATCACCAGCTGGAGTAGGAAAAAGTACCCTTCTTGGAATGATTGCAAGATACACAGATGCAGATGTAAACGTTATTGCACTTGTAGGTGAAAGAGGCAGAGAAGTAAAAGAGTTTATAGAAGATAACTTGGGAAAAGAAGGTTTAAAAAAGTCAGTGGTTGTCGTTGCAACATCTGATATGTCTCCATTAGCTAAAATAAGAGCTGTTTTAGTTTCTTTGACTATTGCACGGTATTTTTCTGACAAAGGTAAAAATGTCCTTTATCTTCTTGACTCGTTGACAAGAGTTGCTATGGCTCAAAGAGAAATAGGTCTTTCTGCTGGAGAGCCTCCAACTACAAAAGGTTATACACCATCAGTTTTTACTCTTATGCCTAAGATAATAGAACAAGCAGGAAATTTTAAAGGAAAAGGAAGTATAACAGGAATCTACACAGTATTAATAGAAGGTGAAGAAATATCTACAGACCCAGTGGCAGATGCAGCTATATCTTTCTTAGATGGACATATCGTTTTATCAAGACAGATAGCCAACAAAAGAATATATCCAGCTGTTGACATACTAAAAAGTATAAGCAGATTAATGCCACAGCTGGTAAATGACGAAATAATGAATTATCAAAGTATAATAATAAACTTAGAAAGCAAATACAGAGATATGGAAGATATGATTAACTTAGGACTTTATAAAGAAGGGTCTTCCAAAGAAATAGATATTGCAATAAAGATGCATCCAATAATAGAAGACTTTATTAAACAAAATATAAATGAAAAATTTGACTTTAATTCTTCTATTGAAAATTTAAAAAAAGTGATAGAATATTATCTAAAGATGGGAGGTGAGTTGAAATGA
- a CDS encoding flagellar hook assembly protein FlgD — protein MIDTSLTKFPDAAQTGKPKIVDTNYDNSKMSNSDFLKVLLTDLQWQDPLNAKDISDFLDNTVKLRQMESLDGFQKLTDALSKFTNSILTASSLIGKKVKYEGNQTYVENGKSQIEFKLDSPASLVKVSIIDQNGNVVEENTLKDLNGNTTYPYQINNNNLSNGYYKVIISAKDSQGKDVSYTLYSTGIVNSVYKDENGSISAKIANNPVSLDKILEISM, from the coding sequence ATGATAGATACTTCTTTAACAAAATTTCCCGATGCAGCTCAAACAGGAAAACCCAAGATTGTAGATACAAATTATGATAACTCTAAAATGTCCAATTCGGACTTTTTAAAAGTTCTTCTAACAGACCTCCAATGGCAAGACCCATTGAACGCCAAAGATATATCAGATTTTCTTGATAATACTGTAAAACTAAGACAGATGGAATCCTTAGATGGTTTTCAAAAGCTAACCGATGCTTTATCTAAATTTACAAATAGTATTCTTACAGCTTCCTCTCTAATAGGTAAAAAAGTGAAGTATGAAGGTAATCAAACTTACGTAGAAAACGGTAAGTCTCAGATAGAGTTTAAGTTAGACTCTCCAGCATCTTTGGTAAAAGTCTCTATAATAGACCAAAATGGAAATGTAGTAGAAGAAAATACACTTAAAGATTTAAATGGTAATACTACATACCCTTATCAGATAAATAACAATAATCTATCAAACGGTTATTACAAAGTTATAATATCAGCAAAAGACTCTCAAGGTAAAGATGTGTCTTATACCTTATACTCAACAGGAATAGTTAACAGTGTTTATAAAGATGAAAACGGGTCTATATCTGCTAAAATAGCGAATAATCCAGTTTCATTAGATAAAATTTTAGAAATAAGTATGTAG
- a CDS encoding flagellar hook protein FlgE, translating into MLQSFYTAVSGLNGNQRWIDVISDNIANVNTIGFKTERVTFEDLVAKSLTTFANNTPKNMEIGGGSFIALTTKDFSQGSFQNTTNPLDLALDGEGFFMVKDNQGTVYYTRAGQFRLDANGDIVNVDGMKLQGWKLDTAGNISAALDKINVPYSVLPSITTKINLVEPTNLDSRVNTISGTINPTNPATFNYANSMTIYDSLGNPHTLTFYFQKSAANTWNVAAYVDNNTTTPVGSGTLQFDSTGKLTSGSPINLTINLSNGATTPQTITVDFSQVKQVASDFIFYANQDGFAKGDLIGVSVSEDGVVRGMYSNGKVELIARLAVATFKDKEMLVRKGNNLYLPNTQSFTPIITPGGILSKVRSGFLELSNVDISREFINLITAQRAYQANARVITTDDQILQEAMNIKR; encoded by the coding sequence ATGCTTCAATCATTTTATACAGCTGTAAGTGGCTTAAACGGTAACCAAAGATGGATAGACGTAATATCTGATAACATTGCAAACGTTAACACTATAGGTTTTAAAACTGAAAGAGTTACATTTGAAGATTTAGTGGCAAAAAGTTTAACAACGTTTGCAAATAACACACCTAAAAACATGGAAATAGGCGGTGGTTCGTTTATTGCATTAACAACTAAGGATTTTTCACAAGGTTCATTCCAAAACACAACTAATCCGTTGGATTTAGCGTTAGATGGAGAAGGATTTTTTATGGTAAAAGATAATCAGGGAACTGTATACTATACAAGAGCTGGGCAGTTTAGATTAGATGCTAACGGTGATATTGTAAACGTAGATGGAATGAAGCTTCAGGGATGGAAGTTAGATACTGCTGGAAACATATCCGCTGCTTTAGACAAAATAAACGTTCCATACTCTGTACTACCATCTATTACCACAAAGATAAATCTTGTAGAACCTACAAACTTAGATTCAAGAGTGAATACAATCTCTGGAACAATAAATCCAACTAATCCTGCAACATTTAACTATGCAAACTCTATGACTATTTATGATTCATTAGGAAATCCTCATACTTTAACTTTCTATTTCCAAAAAAGTGCCGCTAATACTTGGAATGTGGCAGCTTACGTAGATAACAATACAACAACCCCTGTTGGAAGTGGTACATTACAGTTTGATTCAACAGGAAAACTAACTTCAGGTTCTCCTATTAATTTAACTATTAACTTATCAAACGGAGCTACTACTCCTCAAACTATTACTGTTGATTTTAGCCAAGTTAAACAGGTTGCTTCTGACTTTATCTTCTATGCAAATCAAGATGGATTTGCAAAAGGAGATTTAATTGGTGTGTCTGTATCAGAAGACGGTGTAGTTAGAGGAATGTATTCAAACGGTAAAGTAGAACTAATTGCAAGACTTGCAGTTGCAACTTTCAAAGATAAAGAGATGCTCGTTAGAAAAGGCAATAACTTATATCTTCCAAACACTCAATCTTTTACACCTATAATCACACCAGGAGGAATATTAAGTAAAGTTAGAAGTGGATTTTTAGAACTTTCTAACGTTGATATTTCAAGAGAATTTATAAACCTTATAACTGCACAGAGGGCATATCAAGCAAACGCAAGAGTTATCACTACCGACGATCAAATTCTACAAGAAGCAATGAACATTAAAAGATAA
- a CDS encoding flagellar basal body-associated FliL family protein — protein sequence MAEEKEQQEQQQEEGKGGKKKLIIILIPVLLLILGGGGFAAYKFLFAPKGEEKPAEKVTKEVKNVEEHGVELEVGTFVANLADKDADRYIKVTIVMEVQDEKVKEEATKRMPQIKDSINTLLFTKTSEELKSPEGIERLKEEIIRRINAILPTGGVKDVYFTEFIIQTS from the coding sequence ATGGCTGAAGAAAAAGAACAACAAGAGCAGCAACAAGAAGAAGGAAAAGGTGGGAAGAAAAAGTTAATAATTATACTTATACCAGTATTATTACTTATACTTGGAGGCGGTGGTTTTGCCGCTTACAAGTTTTTATTTGCTCCAAAAGGTGAAGAGAAACCAGCAGAAAAAGTAACAAAAGAAGTTAAAAACGTTGAAGAGCATGGAGTTGAGCTGGAAGTAGGCACTTTTGTCGCAAACTTAGCTGATAAAGACGCAGACAGATACATAAAAGTAACAATAGTAATGGAAGTACAAGATGAAAAAGTGAAAGAAGAGGCAACCAAAAGAATGCCTCAAATAAAAGACTCTATAAATACATTATTATTTACTAAAACATCAGAAGAGTTGAAATCTCCCGAAGGTATAGAAAGACTTAAAGAAGAAATAATAAGAAGAATAAATGCCATATTACCTACGGGTGGTGTTAAAGATGTTTACTTTACTGAGTTTATTATTCAGACGAGTTAG
- a CDS encoding FliM/FliN family flagellar motor switch protein — MIALEDIIFFRDVEVQVRVEVSTIKKTFEFLLNIKEGDIIPLEKNIEDFLVLHVENVPFAIGEMTNINEKFGIRIVDLIKEDV, encoded by the coding sequence ATGATAGCTTTAGAAGATATTATTTTTTTTAGAGATGTAGAAGTACAGGTAAGAGTAGAAGTATCAACTATTAAAAAAACATTTGAATTTTTACTAAATATAAAAGAGGGGGATATAATCCCTCTTGAAAAAAATATAGAGGATTTTCTTGTATTACATGTGGAAAATGTACCATTTGCTATTGGAGAAATGACAAATATAAACGAAAAATTCGGAATAAGAATAGTAGACCTTATAAAAGAAGATGTTTGA
- the fliP gene encoding flagellar type III secretion system pore protein FliP (The bacterial flagellar biogenesis protein FliP forms a type III secretion system (T3SS)-type pore required for flagellar assembly.) yields the protein MSKYLFVLLSLFIVFDFSQADLLTETLQNFNRLDTSLKILLLITILSIAPAILISMTSFVRIVIVLSLLRHALGIPTAPPNQVIVGLALFLTFFIMKPVFDKISEVSLTPYLKKQISDVQAIENAKQPLKEFMLKNTRKEDLKLFLDISKEKPQKPEDVSMTTLIPSFMISEIKTAFEIVFIIYLPFLVIDFVVASILMSMGMMMIPPMFISLPFKLMLFVLADGWELLTKALIQSYKF from the coding sequence ATGAGTAAATATTTATTTGTCTTACTTTCTTTATTTATAGTCTTTGATTTTAGTCAAGCCGACTTACTTACAGAAACTCTGCAAAATTTTAACAGATTAGATACCTCTTTAAAAATTCTACTTCTTATAACAATACTTAGTATAGCTCCTGCTATACTTATAAGTATGACATCGTTTGTCAGGATAGTTATAGTTTTGTCCTTACTAAGACATGCGTTGGGTATTCCTACAGCTCCTCCAAATCAAGTTATAGTTGGTCTTGCATTATTTTTAACTTTTTTTATAATGAAACCAGTCTTTGATAAAATAAGTGAGGTAAGCCTTACACCCTACCTTAAGAAACAGATATCTGACGTTCAAGCTATTGAAAACGCAAAACAACCTTTAAAAGAGTTTATGTTAAAAAACACAAGAAAAGAAGATTTAAAACTCTTTTTAGACATATCAAAAGAAAAACCTCAAAAACCTGAAGATGTAAGTATGACTACGCTTATTCCTTCATTTATGATAAGTGAAATAAAAACAGCTTTTGAAATAGTTTTTATTATTTATCTTCCGTTTTTAGTTATAGACTTTGTAGTTGCCAGTATACTTATGTCTATGGGTATGATGATGATACCTCCAATGTTTATCTCTCTTCCTTTTAAACTTATGCTTTTTGTCCTTGCCGATGGCTGGGAATTACTTACAAAAGCTTTAATACAAAGCTATAAATTTTAG
- the fliQ gene encoding flagellar biosynthesis protein FliQ produces the protein MNIDLAVNLAMEMFKITLLVSTPVILLIFIVGLVISIFQAATQINEMTITFVPKIVAAIIGLMIFGSWMTTKLVDYTRHVLEMIVQILK, from the coding sequence ATGAATATAGATTTAGCAGTAAACTTGGCTATGGAGATGTTTAAAATAACGTTGCTTGTAAGCACGCCCGTTATTCTTCTTATTTTTATAGTTGGGCTGGTTATCAGTATATTTCAGGCTGCTACTCAAATAAATGAAATGACTATTACATTTGTTCCTAAAATCGTTGCAGCTATAATAGGATTGATGATTTTTGGTTCGTGGATGACTACAAAGTTAGTAGATTATACCCGTCATGTTTTAGAAATGATAGTTCAGATATTAAAGTAG